In Rutidosis leptorrhynchoides isolate AG116_Rl617_1_P2 chromosome 2, CSIRO_AGI_Rlap_v1, whole genome shotgun sequence, one genomic interval encodes:
- the LOC139892015 gene encoding WD repeat-containing protein 55-like: protein MEINVKNIAFDLDFHPSSQLVAAGLITGNLFVYRYSENSEPQRVLKVRAHSESCRAVRFINEGRVILTGSPDCSILATDIETGSPVARLENSHEKAVNRLVNLTESTIASGGDDGCIKVWDTRQQTCCNSFQVHEDYITDMTFEPDSMKLLGTSGDGTLSVSNLRSNKVQTRSEFSEDEPLSIVIMKNGRKVICGTESGTLLLYSWGFFKDCSDRFTALSPNPVNALLKLDEDRVIAGTENGLISLVGILPNRVIQPIAEHSEYPVERLALSHDRKFLGSISHDSILKLWDIDSLLQDSGKTVKGKSAAESDDDDDEMDMDTDDAPPQKPSKGTKRKNNGVAKGLDNSSNFFADL from the exons ATGGAGATTAATGTTAAGAATATTGCGTTCGACCTCGATTTTCATCCTTCGAGTCAGTTAGTTGCTGCAGGTTTAATCACCGGAAATCTTTTTGT ATATCGATATTCTGAAAATTCGGAGCCGCAAAG GGTTTTGAAGGTTCGTGCACACAGTGAATCTTGTAGAGCTGTTAGATTCATCAACGAAGGCCGTG TAATCCTTACAGGTTCTCCAGACTGTTCAATTCTGGCTACTGATATCGAAACGGGATCTCCTGTTGCTCGTCTTGAAAACTCTCATGA GAAAGCTGTTAATCGGTTGGTTAATCTAACAGAATCAACAATAGCTTCTGGAGGTGACGATGGGTGTATAAAG GTATGGGATACAAGACAACAGACCTGCTGCaattcatttcaagttcatgaaGATTATATCACCGATATGACCTTCGAGCCTGATTCCATGAAACTTTTAGGAACAAG TGGAGATGGCACTCTATCTGTTAGTAATCTGCGAAGTAACAAG GTTCAAACCCGTTCTGAGTTTTCGGAAGATGAGCCATTATCAATAGTCATTATGAAG AATGGTCGAAAAGTTATTTGTGGAACCGAAAGTGGAACCCTTTTATTATACTCCTGGGGTTTTTTCAAGGATTGCAg TGACCGCTTTACAGCTCTCTCTCCAAATCCAGTGAATGCGTTGTTAAAG CTTGATGAAGACAGAGTTATTGCTGGAACTGAAAATGGTCTCATCAG TTTGGTAGGTATACTACCGAACAGAGTAATTCAGCCAATTGCAGAGCACTCAGAGTATCCTGTTGAGCGTCTTG CACTTTCTCACGATAGAAAGTTTCTTGGAAGCATATCACACGATTCAATATTGAAG CTATGGGATATAGATAGTCTACTGCAAGATTCTGGAAAAACAGTAAAGGGTAAATCAGCTGCtgaaagtgatgatgatgatgatgagatggatATGGATACTGATGATGCTCCTCCTCAAAAACCATCTAAAG GTACAAAGAGGAAAAACAATGGAGTAGCTAAAGGTCTTGATAACTCAAGTAACTTCTTTGCAGATCTGTAG